From the genome of Solidesulfovibrio carbinolicus, one region includes:
- a CDS encoding polyphenol oxidase family protein, whose translation MNYIPFAFPDIPNVACAFGTGPRTMAFTGAADPGDVIAVRQSLKASLGFAAWHSLRQVHGVDMIFEPEFETLDRPSIEAGDGMTETRPGHALAIKTADCQPVLIAHASGRYVMALHVGWRGNVQDFCARAVRSFCVRYGLSPAELSAVRGPSLGPGVSEFTAFAGEFGEAFRPWYDYRTRRVDLWRLTRDQLVKAGLDGERIYALDLCTLSLPLFFSYRRDKSTGRQASLIWIKGE comes from the coding sequence ATGAATTACATACCCTTCGCCTTCCCGGACATCCCCAATGTGGCCTGCGCCTTCGGCACGGGGCCGCGCACCATGGCCTTTACCGGCGCGGCCGATCCCGGAGACGTGATCGCCGTTCGGCAAAGCCTCAAGGCCTCCTTGGGCTTCGCCGCCTGGCACAGCTTGCGGCAGGTGCATGGCGTGGACATGATTTTCGAGCCGGAATTCGAGACCCTGGACCGTCCGAGCATCGAGGCCGGCGACGGCATGACCGAAACCCGGCCCGGCCATGCCCTGGCCATCAAGACCGCCGATTGCCAGCCGGTGCTCATCGCCCATGCCTCGGGGCGTTACGTCATGGCCTTGCACGTGGGCTGGCGGGGCAATGTCCAGGATTTTTGCGCCCGGGCGGTGCGCTCGTTTTGCGTGCGCTACGGCCTGTCGCCGGCCGAGTTGTCGGCCGTGCGGGGGCCGAGCCTGGGGCCGGGCGTCTCGGAATTCACGGCTTTTGCGGGCGAATTCGGCGAGGCCTTCCGGCCCTGGTACGACTACCGCACCCGCCGGGTCGATCTGTGGCGGCTCACCCGCGACCAGCTGGTCAAGGCCGGCCTGGACGGCGAGCGCATCTATGCCCTGGACCTGTGCACCCTGTCCCTGCCGCTGTTTTTTTCCTACCGCCGCGACAAATCGACCGGCCGCCAAGCCAGCCTCATCTGGATCAAGGGAGAATAG
- a CDS encoding 5-formyltetrahydrofolate cyclo-ligase gives MKTLQPDQPTDTGKALAKAELRRDMSARRAALTPQAVAAAGLLATKRVLALPAYVQAREILAYMAVRNELDAGLIASQALADGKRLLLPRCRDGAPGQVDLGCVRCLSEAAPGSYGIPEPPREACLPPEAFSPDLILVPGLAFDRRGNRLGFGGGYYDRLLALPMAQNAFTVGLGYDFQLVALLPADPWDKPVNAVVTDRQTLLTTP, from the coding sequence GTGAAAACATTGCAACCAGATCAGCCGACCGATACCGGTAAAGCCCTGGCCAAGGCGGAACTGCGCCGCGACATGTCGGCCCGGCGGGCCGCCCTGACGCCGCAAGCCGTTGCCGCGGCCGGTTTACTGGCCACCAAGCGCGTCCTTGCCCTGCCCGCCTATGTCCAGGCCCGGGAAATCCTGGCCTACATGGCCGTGCGCAACGAGCTTGACGCCGGGCTGATCGCCAGCCAGGCCCTGGCCGACGGCAAACGGCTGCTTTTGCCGCGCTGCCGCGACGGCGCGCCAGGGCAGGTTGATCTGGGCTGCGTACGTTGCCTGTCCGAGGCCGCCCCCGGGAGCTACGGCATCCCGGAGCCGCCGCGCGAGGCCTGCCTGCCCCCCGAAGCCTTCTCGCCGGACCTGATCCTGGTCCCGGGCCTGGCTTTCGACCGGCGCGGCAACAGGCTTGGTTTCGGCGGCGGCTACTACGACCGCCTGCTCGCCCTACCCATGGCCCAAAACGCGTTCACCGTAGGCCTGGGCTACGATTTCCAGCTTGTCGCCCTGCTCCCGGCCGATCCCTGGGACAAACCCGTCAACGCCGTGGTCACCGACCGGCAAACCCTCCTGACAACACCATGA